A genomic window from Sorex araneus isolate mSorAra2 chromosome 2, mSorAra2.pri, whole genome shotgun sequence includes:
- the N6AMT1 gene encoding methyltransferase N6AMT1 yields MAAPSLPTPLHGHVGRGAFRDVYEPAEDTFLLLDALEAAAPELSGVEICLEVGSGSGVVSAFLASLIGPQALYMCTDINPEAAACTLETARCNQVHLQPVITDLVKGLLPRLKEKVDLLVFNPPYVVTPPEEVGSHGIEAAWAGGRHGREVMDRFFPLALDLLSPRGLFYLVTIRENNPEEILEAMKTKGLQGTTALSRQAGRECLSVLKFTKS; encoded by the exons ATGGCGGCGCCCAGCCTGCCCACGCCGCTGCACGGGCATGTGGGCCGGGGCGCCTTCCGCGACGTGTACGAGCCCGCGGAGGACACGTTCCTGCTGCTGGACGCGCTGGAGGCGGCGGCGCCCGAGCTCAGTGG AGTGGAAATCTGCCTTGAAGTTGGTTCAGGGTCCGGAGTGGTGTCAGCATTTCTGGCATCTCTGATTGGTCCTCAGGCTTTATACAT GTGCACTGACATCAACCCTGAGGCCGCAGCTTGTACCCTGGAGACAGCACGCTGTAATCAGGTTCATCTGCAACCCGTAATTACGGATTTG GTCAAAGGCTTGCTACCGAGATTAAAGGAAAAAGTTGATCTTCTGGTGTTTAACCCCCCTTATGTGGTGACTCCACCTGAAGAG GTAGGAAGTCATGGGATAGAGGCCGCCTGGGCTGGTGGCAGACATGGTCGAGAAGTTATGGACAGATTCTTCCCCCTGGCTCTGGATCTCCTTTCACCAAGAGGCCTCTTCTACTTGGTCACCATCAGAGAGAACAACCCAG AAGAGATTTTGGAAGCAATGAAGACCAAAGGTCTGCAGGGGACCACTGCCCTTTCCAGGCAAGCCGGCCGGGAGTGCCTCTCGGTCCTCAAGTTCACCAAGTCCTGA